The following DNA comes from Arthrobacter sp. SLBN-83.
GTGGGCGCCGTCGAACTTAACGAAGCCTTCGCCGCGCAGTCTTTGGCCTGCATCAACGCCTGGGGCATCGACCCCGCAATTGTGAACCGGCACGGCGGGGCCATCGCCATGGGCCACCCGCTGGGTGCGTCCGGTACCCGGATCCTGGGCACACTGGCCCGGTCCCTGCAGGCCTCGGGCGAACGCTGGGGCGTGGCCGCGATCTGCATCGGCGTGGGCCAGGGCCTGGCCGTGGTCCTTGAGAACGTGACTGCTTCGAACGGAAAGGCGTAAGCCATGCTGAATTTTGTTGATTCGGTCCAGGACGCCGTGGCCGGCATCAAGGACGGTTCCACGGTGATGATCGGCGGGTTCGGCAACGCCGGCCAGCCGTTCGAACTGATCGATGCCCTGCTTGAATGCGGTGCCACGGACCTGACCGTGGTGAACAACAACGCCGGCCAGGGGGACCAGGGCCTGGCGCTGCTGATCAAGGAGGGCCGGGTGAAGAAGATGATCTGCTCCTTCCCGCGGCAGTCCGATTCCTGGCACTTCGATGCCAAGTACAAGGCCGGCGAGATCGAACTTGAGCTGGTCCCGCAGGGCAACCTCGCCGAGCGGATCCGCGCTGCCGGGGCCGGGATCGGCGGGTTCTTCACCCCCACCGGGTACGGCACCATGCTCGCCGAAGGCAAGGAAACCCGCTTCCTGGACGGCAAATGGCAGGTGTTCGAGACCCCCATCCACGCCGACGTCGCCCTGATCAAGGCGCTCAAGGCCGACGGCAAGGGCAACCTGGTGTACCGCAAGACGGCCCGGAACTTCGGTCCGATCATGGCCGCGGCAGCGAAGCACACCATTGTGCAGGTCGCCGAGATCGTGCCTACCGGCGGACTGGACCCGGAGAACGTGGTCACCCCGGGAATCTACGTCAACAGCGTCGTCAAAGTTGCCGGCAGCGCTCCCGCTGCAGGCACAAACCGGAAGGTGGCTTGAGATGAGCCTGACCGAAACGTCCCTCCAGACCTCGGCGACGCCCATGGGCCGGGATGATCTGGCCCGGCTCGTGGCCAGGGA
Coding sequences within:
- a CDS encoding 3-oxoacid CoA-transferase subunit A, translated to MLNFVDSVQDAVAGIKDGSTVMIGGFGNAGQPFELIDALLECGATDLTVVNNNAGQGDQGLALLIKEGRVKKMICSFPRQSDSWHFDAKYKAGEIELELVPQGNLAERIRAAGAGIGGFFTPTGYGTMLAEGKETRFLDGKWQVFETPIHADVALIKALKADGKGNLVYRKTARNFGPIMAAAAKHTIVQVAEIVPTGGLDPENVVTPGIYVNSVVKVAGSAPAAGTNRKVA